A region of Antedon mediterranea chromosome 8, ecAntMedi1.1, whole genome shotgun sequence DNA encodes the following proteins:
- the LOC140057460 gene encoding ubiquinone biosynthesis protein COQ9-A, mitochondrial-like, translating to MLRNLRCLRPVLINTTPIANQSVKSALRSSTVLKKVRICGAFDTRFCHSRKSSSADHHEKQDNDEEEPITDDDIKALILEESLQFVSKYGWSIDALSEGAIAVGYPGVAHGMFERGGGDLLHFFVAKCNRKLAEHLAEEAKQIAEHPDLPKKKVSHIIRDAIEFRLRLIIPYINHWPRAMALTAVPSNTLEHFKNLSILMDDIWYHAGDKSTDMDWYSKRLTLLALYKSTEMHLIQDSSPDFEDTWKFLDNRMADLNTFSKSTSSIGTVATSMGDVASAAFTVGRNMMGLNNTNR from the exons ATGCTCAGAAATCTAAGATGTTTAAGACcagtattaattaatactacACCAATAGCTAATCAATCGGTGAAATCAGCACTTAGATCATCTACAG TTTTAAAGAAGGTGAGAATATGTGGAGCGTTTGATACAAGATTTTGTCACAGTCGAAAAAGCAg TTCTGCAGACCATCATGAAAAACAAGACAATGATGAAGAAGAACCAATCACAGATGATGACATAAAAGCACTCATCCTTGAAGAGTCATTGCAGTTTGTCTCCAAATATGGTTGGTCAATCGACGCTCTTTCGGAAGGAGCTATAGCTGTCGGTTATCCTGGTGTGGCACATGGCATGTTTGAAAGAGGTGGAGGAGATCTTCTGCATTTCTTTGTTGCCAAATGCAATAGGAAATTAGCAGAACACCTGGCAGAAGAAGCAAAACAGATTGCGGAACATCCTGATTTACC aaAAAAGAAAGTATCCCATATCATTCGAGATGCTATTGAATTTCGCCTGCGTTTGATCATCCCATATATTAACCACTGGCCACGGGCAATGGCTCTCACTGCAGTACCAAGTAACACATTGGAACATTTCAAAAACCTGTCTATTCTTATGGATGACATATGGTATCATGCAGGGGACAAATCCACAGAT atGGATTGGTATAGCAAACGCCTAACATTGCTGGCCTTGTACAAGAGTACTGAAATGCACCTGATCCAAGATTCGTCACCAGACTTTGAAGACACCTGGAAGTTCCTGGATAACAGAATGGCAGATTTAAATACTTTTTCAAAATCTACATCATCT atTGGAACAGTAGCAACTAGTATGGGTGACGTAGCGTCAGCTGCCTTTACTGTG gGAAGAAACATGATGGGATTGAATAACACCAATCGATGA